A single Harpia harpyja isolate bHarHar1 chromosome 6, bHarHar1 primary haplotype, whole genome shotgun sequence DNA region contains:
- the UCN3 gene encoding urocortin-3, producing the protein MPHTRLLLLLALLCAAETGRALRLYNAASIFSCLNAALAEAQKSHPEENAILDKRSFDSPLPVEASEEEEEEEEDVVNEEMGKRTFPGEGHYKYVSQAQVKGKTYQNRAKSDRRTKVTLSLDVPTNIMNILFNIAKAKNLRAKAAANAHLMAQIGRRK; encoded by the coding sequence ATGCCCCACAccaggctgctgctcctcctcgcCCTCCTCTGTGCCGCCGAGACCGGCCGGGCTCTCCGCCTCTACAACGCAGCCTCCATCTTCAGCTGCCTCAACGCGGCCCTCGCTGAAGCCCAGAAGAGCCACCCAGAAGAAAATGCCATCTTGGACAAGCGCAGCTTCGACTCCCCATTGCCAGTGGAGGcatctgaggaggaggaagaggaggaggaggacgtgGTGAATGAAGAGATGGGGAAAAGGACGTTCCCGGGGGAAGGCCATTACAAATATGTCTCCCAGGCGCAGGTGAAGGGGAAGACGTACCAAAACCGAGCCAAGAGCGACCGTCGCACCAAGGTCACCCTCTCCCTCGACGTCCCCACTAACATCATGAACATCCTCTTCAACATCGCCAAAGCCAAGAACTTGCGGGCAAAGGCCGCTGCCAATGCACACCTCATGGCCCAAATAGGGCGGCGAAAGTGA
- the LOC128143341 gene encoding tubulin alpha-3 chain-like: protein MGNSCWELYCLEHGIEPDGIIVSASSGQAGSSFGTFFSETGSGKHVPRAIFVDLEPTVIDEIRTGTYRTLFHPEQLISGKEDAANNYARGHYTIGKETIDLVVDRTRKMTEQCSGLQGFLVFHSFGGGTGSGFTSLLMERLSVEYSKKSKLEFSVYPAPQVSTAVVEPYNSILTTHTTLEHSDCSFMVDNEAIYDICNRNLDIERPTYTNLNRLIGQIVSSVTASLRFNGALNVDLTEFQTNLVPYPRIHFPLTTYAPIISAEKAYHEQLSVPEITNACFEFSNQMVKCDPRRGKYMACCLLYRGDVVPKDVNAAIAAIKTRRSIQFVDWCPTGFKVGINYQPPTVVPGGDLAKVQRAVCMLSNTTAIAEAWARLDHKFDLMYAKRAFVHWYVGEGMEEGEFSEAREDLAALEKDYEEVGGDSVDVEEYDDE from the exons ATGGGCAATTCCTGTTGGGAACTGTATTGCCTAGAGCATGGGATTGAGCCAGATGGCATCATCGTCTCTGCATCCTCAGGGCAAGCAGGGTCTTCCTTTGGGACTTTCTTCAGTGAGACAGGATCAGGGAAGCATGTGCCCAGAGCAATATTTGTTGACCTGGAGCCCACTGTCATTG ATGAGATCAGGACCGGGACCTACCGCACACTCTTCCACCCAGAGCAGCTCATCAGTGGCAAAGAAGATGCTGCCAACAACTATGCTCGGGGCCACTACACCATTGGGAAGGAGACCATCGACTTGGTGGTTGACAGGACTCGTAAAATG ACTGAGCAGTGCAGTGGCCTCCAAGGGTTCCTGGTGTTCCACAGCTTCGGGGGAGGCACAGGCTCCGGCTTCACCTCCCTCCTCATGGAACGGCTCTCCGTGGAGTACAGCAAGAAGTCCAAGCTGGAGTTCTCTGTGTACCCAGCCCCGCAGGTCTCCACAGCAGTGGTGGAGCCCTACAACTCCATCCTCACCACCCACACCACCCTGGAGCACTCGGACTGCTCCTTCATGGTGGACAACGAAGCCATCTATGACATCTGCAACCGCAACCTGGACATCGAGCGCCCGACCTACACCAACCTCAACAGGCTGATTGGGCAGATCGTCTCGTCAGTCACCGCCTCTCTGAGATTTAATGGTGCTCTGAATGTTGACCTGACTGAGTTCCAGACCAACTTGGTGCCCTACCCACGGATACACTTCCCACTCACCACCTACGCACCCATCATCTCGGCAGAGAAAGCTTACCACGAGCAGCTGTCAGTGCCGGAGATCACCAATGCTTGCTTTGAGTTCTCCAACCAGATGGTGAAATGTGACCCGCGCCGCGGCAAGTACATGGCCTGCTGCCTGCTGTACCGGGGCGACGTGGTGCCCAAGGATGTGAACGCGGCCATTGCAGCCATTAAAACACGCCGGTCGATCCAGTTTGTGGACTGGTGCCCCACAGGCTTCAAGGTGGGTATCAACTACCAGCCTCCCACGGTGGTGCCTGGGGGAGACCTGGCCAAGGTGCAGCGGGCCGTCTGCATGCTGAGCAACACCACAGCCATTGCGGAGGCGTGGGCCCGCCTGGACCACAAGTTTGACCTGATGTACGCCAAGCGAGCCTTTGTGCACTGGTACGTGGGGGAGGGCATGGAGGAGGGGGAGTTTTCGGAGGCCAGGGAGGACCTGGCTGCCCTGGAGAAGGATTATGAGGAGGTTGGAGGAGACTCAGTAGATGTAGAAGAGTATGATGATGAATAA
- the LOC128143324 gene encoding tubulin alpha-3 chain, translated as MRECISIHIGQAGVQMGNACWELYCLEHGIQADGTIPGPKQMKPVEPKSEQVDSSFETFFCETASGKHVPRAVFIDLEPTVIDEIRTGTYHALFHPEQLISGKEDAANNYARGHYTIGKEIIDTVLSRIRKMADQCSGLQGFLVFHSFGGGTGSGFTSLLMERLSVEYSKKSKLEFSVYPAPQVSTAVVEPYNSILTTHTTLEHSDCSFMVDNEAIYDICNRNLDIERPTYTNLNRLIGQIVSSVTASLRFNGALNVDLIEFQTNLVPYPRIHFPLTTYAPIISAEKAYHEQLSVPEITNACFEFSNQMVKCDPRRGKYMACCLLYRGDVVPKDVNAAIAAIKTRRSIQFVDWCPTGFKVGINYQPPTVVPGGDLAKVQRAVCMLSNTTAIAEAWARLDHKFDLMYAKRAFVHWYVGEGMEEGEFSEAREDLAALEKDYEEVGRDSADGEEDEADEDEY; from the exons ATG AGGGAGTGCATTTCCATCCACATCGGGCAGGCTGGCGTGCAGATGGGCAATGCCTGCTGGGAGCTGTACTGCCTTGAGCATGGGATCCAGGCGGATGGGACCATTCCTGGCCCCAAGCAGATGAAACCTGTGGAACCAAAGTCCGAACAAGTGGATTCTTCTTTTGAGACCTTCTTCTGTGAGACAGCATCTGGGAAGCACGTGCCCCGAGCAGTGTTCATAGACTTGGAGCCCACTGTCATCG ATGAGATCAGGACTGGGACCTACCATGCGCTTTTCCACCCAGAGCAGCTCATCAGTGGCAAGGAAGATGCTGCCAACAACTATGCCCGTGGCCACTACACCATCGGAAAGGAGATTATAGACACTGTCCTCAGCAGAATTCGTAAAATG GCTGACCAGTGCAGTGGCCTCCAAGGGTTCCTGGTGTTCCACAGCTTCGGGGGAGGCACAGGCTCCGGCTTCACCTCCCTCCTCATGGAACGGCTCTCCGTGGAGTACAGCAAGAAGTCCAAGCTGGAGTTCTCTGTGTACCCAGCCCCGCAGGTCTCCACAGCAGTGGTGGAGCCCTACAACTCCATCCTCACCACCCACACCACCCTGGAGCACTCGGACTGCTCCTTCATGGTGGACAACGAAGCCATCTATGACATCTGCAACCGCAACCTGGACATCGAGCGCCCGACCTACACCAACCTCAACAGGCTGATTGGGCAGATCGTCTCGTCAGTCACCGCCTCTCTGAGATTTAATGGTGCTCTGAATGTTGACCTGATTGAATTCCAGACCAACTTGGTGCCCTACCCACGGATACACTTCCCACTCACCACCTACGCACCCATCATCTCGGCAGAGAAAGCTTACCACGAGCAGCTGTCAGTGCCGGAGATCACCAATGCTTGCTTTGAGTTCTCCAACCAGATGGTGAAATGTGACCCGCGCCGCGGCAAGTACATGGCCTGCTGCCTGCTGTACCGGGGCGACGTGGTGCCCAAGGATGTGAACGCGGCCATTGCAGCCATTAAAACACGCCGGTCGATCCAGTTTGTGGACTGGTGCCCCACAGGCTTCAAGGTGGGTATCAACTACCAGCCTCCCACGGTGGTGCCTGGGGGAGACCTGGCCAAGGTGCAGCGGGCCGTCTGCATGCTGAGCAACACCACAGCCATTGCGGAGGCGTGGGCCCGCCTGGACCACAAGTTTGACCTGATGTACGCCAAGCGAGCCTTTGTGCACTGGTATGTGGGGGAGGGCATGGAGGAGGGGGAGTTTTCGGAGGCCAGGGAGGACCTGGCTGCCCTGGAGAAGGATTATGaggaggttggaagggactcagCAGATGGAGAAGAAGATGAGGCTGATGAGGATGAGTATTAA